The window AGTTCCCTAATTTTATGTACATGTATTTGGCGGTTTATTGATATCACTTTACTTATTATAACTGCTATATATATCACATCACAGTTAttaaagttataatatattgtgttacttatataaaattataattattgatttattaataagtgaaattatattattttataatatgtattaattttgttttattttttattttaatgttattaatttaatatagttagaataaaaattttgaaatttgagatTTAAATTGAAAAATTAATAAATTGACAATTGTCATGATATTAATTAGAAGAcctaaaattataaataaaataaaaaaaaataatttttcttattaGGATAAGGAGATTTCTATTAACAGTATAAATTTATAAGATAGAAACAACATGATCTTGTGTACGTGCCCAACTCTTATTACATAAGCTCTTACATCACTAAACCGACAACCGAAGCACACTTCGGAATCGTAAAGATATAGATGGGACTTCTTGTACGTAATCTTCCACTTACTCtccaataaaaagaaaaagaaaaactgtTTCCAATATTTGCTCGAATGACCTACTTACAAATAATTAGCATTTTCGTTTTTTTACCAGCTCATTCTTAAGAgttcaaaaacaagtttaattCATAAAATGTCGCAATCCAAATCAACGACGATGGTCAAATCTGGCATGTTTTGTAGTATTTCTTAGGTTTCGAGAAGAGGCCAAATCCAAAGAAAAAGTTAATTAATCACATGAAAACACCCAACACCTGTCAGAATTCATTGCAGAAAAGGACACTTAAAAGTTTTTAAACGGGTATTGTAGATCACTCTTCTAACTTCTTATATAACATCATATAATATATAGCCACAAAGAATATCATACTCGATACACTAAAATGGCTTCCAATGTTCATTTTCTTATGATACCATTAATGTGCCCAGGTCACCTCATTCCAATGGTGGACATGGCCAAACTCATAGCACAACACTCTGCCACAGTCACCATCGTCATCACACCCCGTAATGCCACCAGGTTTGGGTCGGTGCTCCACCGTGCTGTGGCGTCCGGCCACCCTATCCGGATCCTGGAACTCCAATTCCCCGCTTCAGAATATGGATTACCAGAAGGATGCGAAAGTGTAGACGATCTCCCCACATTCAATCTCTCCAAAAACTTTTTCGATGCAAGTGCTAAACTTCAAGAACCATTAGAAGAAGTGTTTAACGAGCTTAAACCAAGACCAAGTTGTATCATTTCTGATAAACATTTAGCTTGGACATCAGATGTTGCAAAAAAGTTTCAGATTCCATGGGTTATTTTCGATGGAATGAGTTGTTTCACTCAGTTAGCTACTCATAATCTATGCGCTTCAAAGGTTCATGAACATGTCGGCGATTTTGACCCGATTTTGTTGCCGGGTTTACCTGATAAGATAACCATGACAAAATCCCAGCTTCCGGGCTTGTTCAATCCGGGGAAGAGTGCAAAGGCGAAGGAACTGAAGAGTGTTCGTGAGAAGATAAGAGCAGCTGAAATAGGAGCGTATGGGACAGTTATAAACACTTTTGAAGAACTGGAAACAAGATATATAGATGAATATCGAAAAGTGAAGCAAAGAGTTTGGTGTATAGGTCCGTTTTCACAATCTAACAAGAATGATTTGGACAAAGCGCAACGTGGAACCAATGGTTCAATCACGAACCACGAGTGCATCACATGGCTCGATGGTCAGAAACTAGGGAGTGTAGTTTACGTGTGTTTAGGGAGCCTAACACGACTCACACCACCACAGTTTATCGAACTGGCTCTAGGATTAGAAGAGTCAGAATCCCCGTTTATTTTAGTGGTGAAAGGAGGGAGTCAAACGGAAGAGATAGAGAAATGGTTGGAGGAAGATGGGTTTGAAGAGAGAGTGAAAGGAAGAGGTGTTTTGATCCATGGGTGGGCCCCTCAAGTTCTCATACTATCGCATCCTTCATTAGGAGCATTCTTGACTCACTGTGGTTGGAATTCGACTATAGAAGGGATTTGTGCGGGTGTACCGATGATTACGTGGCCTCAATTCGCTGAACAGTTCTTTAACGAGAGGGTGGCTGTGGATGTAGTGGGGACTGGTGTCGGTGTTGGGGCTGAATCAGTGATGCATTTAGGAGAGGAAGATTCAGATTTGGTACAAGTGAAAAGGGAGGATGTGTGTAAGGCTGTGAGGATAGTAATGGATGAAGGTATTGAAGGACAAGAGAGAAGAGAAAAGGCTAAGTATTTCAGGGGGGTGGCTGAAAAGGCGTTAGAAGATGGAGGATCATCTCAGCTAAATTTAAAATTGTTCATTGAAGATATTATTGTACACATGAGTAAGGGATTGGCAGGTTGAGTTGCAGGAATTGGTAGCTAGTGATTTACCAACATTTATTTGATGATTCTTATTCTTATTTTGAAAGGTTATGTTTTGGTTTCAAAATTTGTAGTTTGTTCAAGATACTACAATGAATAAATAATTAGTAACATACAATGTTTCACATGAATTATTGGGTTTTGTTACGTTTTTCAAATTAATTTTCTTTCAAGACAATTAGAAATCGTAATCCTGTCACATAAATCCAAATCTTCTTACCTAAGCTCTTACATCATTAGGAGTCATAATCAAAGGCCACATGCCACGTGACGAAGGATCAAGATATGTGGtggttttctttttaatttaattaaattaattgtaGGTAAAGTTAGAATCTTTATACCAAATGCCACAGTTTTCTGAGCTGGCTGAAATGCAACATATCTAAAGACCATTTACCAAGATATATTAAATTGTCACCTATTTATATATTGTGaattaacattcatatttaccttaaaaactaaaaatatatttGATACTAGTCAATCAATACACATATTCTAGCTACTACCAAATGAAAAGGCTAATCAATTCAAATTTAACGTGGCGAAAATTAAAGATCATTGTATAACAACAGAAAAAGCTTCAATAAATCGGATTGAACTTGATCTTCTTAGCTTGAATTCCTAGTACTCGATTGGTTCCTGATATCTTCAATTAGTCTTCTCATATTCTGGTGAGAAGATCCTCCCTCTTCTACTGCTTTATGTGCCATCTTACCAAGTTCTTTAGCTCTCTTTCTtctctcttctccttctttcCCTTCTTCCATCACCATCTCTATAGCCTTCCTCAATTCCTCACTCTTTATTTGCACTCCAGACTTTTCTTCTTCACCCCAATGCACCACACTTTGAGCACCAACACTAACTCCAATCCTCAACACTTGTACAACTAACTTCTCATTATAGAACTGCTCCTGAAACTGAGGCCATGTCACCATGGGGACACCAGCACACACCCCTTCTAGAGTTGAATTCCAGCCACAGTGAGTCAAGAACCCTCCAATTGCAGGGTGGGATAGAACCAACAGCTGTGGAGCCCACCCACGGATCAATAGACCTCGATCTCTGGTTCTCTCTTCAAACCCATCTTCTTCTATCCATTTTTCTATCTTCGGAGTCTTGTGGCCTGCTCGAACAACCCAAATAAATGGTCTGTTAGAGGATTCTAGAGCTAAAGCAAGCTCGACTAACTGGTCAGGCTCCATACGACTAATACTTCCTAGACATGCATAGATCACCGAAGCATTATCTTTAGAATCTAGCCACTTCAGGCATTCGTTCTTGTTAATGGAGGGTTTGTTACCTCTCAGGGCCTTCTCTGATACATCCTTATGGCATAGCGATAATGGACCTACACACCAAACTTTATCTTCTTTGATTTTCTGATATTCATCAGAGTATCCTTGTTCCAACTCCTGAAAACTGTTTATGATTACTCCATATGCTTCGGATTCAGATACCCGAACTTTTTCATGGAATTCTTTCACTTCTTTGGAGCCGGAGGAATTGAATGCAAAAGATAGTTGGGATCTTGTTAGTTCAATTCGATCAGGCAAACCGGGTAAAACAAACGACTCTGACTCACCCACACTTTCATATACCTTGGTGAGGTACAAAACGTGGTTAATCATCTGTGTGAAGCAATTCATTCCATCGAATATAATCCTTGGAATCTGAAACTTTTTTGCTGTTTCAGCTGGCCATTGGAGAAATGTCCCGGATAGTATGCAACTTGGCTTAGGCTCAGAGTTTTCAATGTATTGTTCCACTTGTTGTTGTAGTGAACTTTGGGCAAGGAAAAGTTCTTTGGCTAAGCCCAAATTTGGAAGATCATCCAAGCTTTCACAACCCTCTGGTAAGCCAAACTCTGTAGATGGAAGTGGGAATTCCAGAAAACAGATGGGAAGACCTGATTGGACTGCTTGATCAAGGATTGACCCAAATCTGAGGGCATTGACTGGGGTGGTAACTATGGTGACTTTAACACCATGTTGAGCTAGTAACTTGGCCATGTCAATGGTGGGAATATAGTGGCCTGGTGACATTAAGGGTATGATAAGAAACTGAAGTTGGTTGTCTTGTGGTTTCTCTAAAGCCATTTGAGAGTCTGGCTGGTATGATGGAGAAACTGAATCAAGGTTTGATAAGGGAATGGTGTATGAATTGTAAATATAAATGCATGATCTTTCTCTTTCCCCTCCCTTTTTTTAATGCTATTAATCTTATGcccttaattttattttattagataaatatgTGATGATGCAAGCATGCACATAAGCATCTCTACTTCTGTGGAGAAGGTGTAGATAATTACAACTTTGTCAAGGCAGGAAAGCATATTTCTTGTATCTCGCGGCAATTACCAATAGAGTCTAGAAGAGTCGTTAATAATCCAATGAGAAATCAAATATCATTCTTTACTAATCTTACTACTCACTAGAacatgacaagtgtcaaaatcaagaaaaaaaaaataagaaagatAATTAGTGGATTTCACTTGTCATTATTTTATAGGAGTATATTAAGTAGGAACAAAATATAGGAAGAACTAGTAGATAATCTTTAAGTATAGCTCAACCTATTGATACTCCCTAGGTTAGATAATTTACAAATAAACATTTTTCCAGGGGCATTTAGGAAAGTTtccatttatttatgtttttgtattggagAAGGATTTCAGTCCGTCTAGTATAAATAGGATATTGTTTCTTATGTTTTTCATTCAGTTTTTCAGATTTGGTTCAATAAGATACTTGGAGATTAAGTAATTTTCTCATAATTATTTTCATCTTCTGTTCGTTTTTAGAGAAAAGAAAATGGAAGAAAATTTCATTGTATTTTCATTCTTTGACTTTCTTACAAAGCAAACATTTATATTACAACTTATACTACACTCTTCTAGCTATCATACACCTAACAAATTAACACCAATGATTAAGTTAACTGTTTAACCAAACTACTAAATTAATTGTGataaagtataataacataaatATAACAGTAATGTTCCCCCCTCAAGATAGACTTTGGAAGATGTTTTTTAAAACTATCTTGGTCATTATAGGTAGCATCTTATGTCAAGTAATGGTTTAGTAAATCTGTCGGCCAATTGGTGTGTTGTGGGTATATGCATGAGCTTGGTtgtattttccaaaaatctttgtCTTGAATAAAGTGACAATCAAGCTCGATGTGTTTCATACATTTATGAAAGGTTGGTTAGATGCGAGCTTGACTGCcgattcattatcacaaaaaacgaGAATGGGTTGATGAATATGAATATTGAAATTCCTTAACAGATGTTGAAGCCAAATAATCACGGTTGTAGCAACAACAATGGCTCGGTACTCAACTACGGTGGAAGATATTGAAACAATGGAATGTTTCTCTAATTTCCAAGAAATCATTGATTCTCCTAGAAATACACAAAAACCAGAAACAAATCTTCTAGCATCAGGACATCTTGTCCGGTCTGAATCAGAAAAGGATGTGATCTTTAAAGAAGGTTCGGACGACAAAAACAATCCTTGACCAGGGTCCTACAAACTGACTTAGCTTATTTACTGCATATGTAATGTCTAGCCTTGTTATAATTAAGTACATTAATCGTCCAACTAATTGTATGTATTGAGAAGTATTTGTTAAAGGTGCCCCATTGAAATTCAATGTTTTACAAGTAGGATCAAATTGGATGATTGACTGGTTTTGCAGCTACCATGCCAATTTCTTCTAAAAGATTGAGAACATATTGTCGTTGAGAAATGTAAATGCCAATATGATGATCTAGTAATTTAAAGACCCAAGAAATGTTGTAACTTTCCTAAATCCTTAAGCTTGAATTTGTTGCTTAAAGTCTGCTGAATAGACTTAATTTCATGAATATAAGCACATGTTAACATAATATCATCCACGTAGACTAACAAAGCTACATAAGATGATCCTTTACccttataaaataatgaataatttGATTTCGGTTGTGTAAATCCTTGTGAAAGTAGATATGAAGAAAAAGTGGCATACCATTGATGAGATGCCTGCCTTAAGCCATGAAAGATTTCTCCAAGTTGCATAAAAGTGGTTTATCTTTTGAAGTGGGAGAATTACAAATATATTGTTACGGTAACTTCATGTAAACCTCTTCATCCAATGCCCCATTAAGTAAAGCATTATTCACATCCAATTGAATAAGAGGCCAAGAATGTTGATCACCTAAAGCAAGCAAAACCTTGATACCAATGAGTTTAGCTATAGAGGAATTGTTGGGTCTAAAAAtttgtttatactttgcttttctaaacaTTTATTGTTTTTAGTCTTGGGAGAAAATATTATTGGGTTTatttgtagcttggaccgaaaactcaTGGGATTTCGGTTTGGgtattgggtttgggccttggcctTAGATCCATAGGTATATATTGGAGTAAAAGGCATGTTTTAGGAGACAAGAACCAAGGGTGGGACGTTTTCGGTCAAGCATTAGTGAGGAGGGAAGCCATATTGTAAGGATgggagttctagagagagaaactagagagaaaaagtgtatgtgtgtgtgaatcttatgTAACGGAAcatcattcatatcattaatacattgaagattcatcaagttcttcttcttcttcttcttcttcttcttcttcttcttcttcttcttctctatttctatcttgcatcatccacttaattgggattccgcaccatcaagtggATCGGATTGATACGTCAAGCAATTTTGGAgacttacagttggtatcagagcttggatcgtATCAATTAAATTAGCAAGATCCTGAgcgttttttgatttttttttcttgaaggaTTTGGCATTTCTGGATGGTTTCGGACAAAATATtaggggtttgttcttcgtgttcttcataaaaatgagtttttgatcgagttttggagctaaaaAGGTGAAAAATCATGTTTTTTGGTCGTAACCAACAAGGGCGTGGCGGCGGTTTTCGGTCAGCAACTAGGGTTTGCTAGGGGTTTGCGGTCGGAAGCTTTCTGCGGTTTGCGGTCCAAAGTGTTTACAACCGAAAGAGAGTTTATGGTGGAGCGGGCCTCGGACGTTTTCGGCTTAGGACAGTTTTCGGTTGC of the Lactuca sativa cultivar Salinas chromosome 6, Lsat_Salinas_v11, whole genome shotgun sequence genome contains:
- the LOC111894110 gene encoding UDP-glycosyltransferase 73C11, with translation MALEKPQDNQLQFLIIPLMSPGHYIPTIDMAKLLAQHGVKVTIVTTPVNALRFGSILDQAVQSGLPICFLEFPLPSTEFGLPEGCESLDDLPNLGLAKELFLAQSSLQQQVEQYIENSEPKPSCILSGTFLQWPAETAKKFQIPRIIFDGMNCFTQMINHVLYLTKVYESVGESESFVLPGLPDRIELTRSQLSFAFNSSGSKEVKEFHEKVRVSESEAYGVIINSFQELEQGYSDEYQKIKEDKVWCVGPLSLCHKDVSEKALRGNKPSINKNECLKWLDSKDNASVIYACLGSISRMEPDQLVELALALESSNRPFIWVVRAGHKTPKIEKWIEEDGFEERTRDRGLLIRGWAPQLLVLSHPAIGGFLTHCGWNSTLEGVCAGVPMVTWPQFQEQFYNEKLVVQVLRIGVSVGAQSVVHWGEEEKSGVQIKSEELRKAIEMVMEEGKEGEERRKRAKELGKMAHKAVEEGGSSHQNMRRLIEDIRNQSSTRNSS
- the LOC111894085 gene encoding UDP-glycosyltransferase 73E1, translating into MASNVHFLMIPLMCPGHLIPMVDMAKLIAQHSATVTIVITPRNATRFGSVLHRAVASGHPIRILELQFPASEYGLPEGCESVDDLPTFNLSKNFFDASAKLQEPLEEVFNELKPRPSCIISDKHLAWTSDVAKKFQIPWVIFDGMSCFTQLATHNLCASKVHEHVGDFDPILLPGLPDKITMTKSQLPGLFNPGKSAKAKELKSVREKIRAAEIGAYGTVINTFEELETRYIDEYRKVKQRVWCIGPFSQSNKNDLDKAQRGTNGSITNHECITWLDGQKLGSVVYVCLGSLTRLTPPQFIELALGLEESESPFILVVKGGSQTEEIEKWLEEDGFEERVKGRGVLIHGWAPQVLILSHPSLGAFLTHCGWNSTIEGICAGVPMITWPQFAEQFFNERVAVDVVGTGVGVGAESVMHLGEEDSDLVQVKREDVCKAVRIVMDEGIEGQERREKAKYFRGVAEKALEDGGSSQLNLKLFIEDIIVHMSKGLAG